CGCCGCGGGCCACGCGCTGGCCGCGCTCAAGCATCATTTCGTCAACCGTCATACGACGCTTTCGCGTATGCTCAGCCCAGCCGATAGCCGACGCCGAGCTTAACGATTTCACCCGGGTCGCCGGAGGGCGCCCCGACTCAACCAGGGAAAGAGAGGAGACGTTTCAATGTTGAAAAAGAGCCTTGTTGCAACTGCCGTTGCTGCCGCTGCGCTGGTACCGCTAAGCCAGGCCCAGGCCGCCGATTACGTGGTGGATACCGAAGGCCAGCACGCCTTCGTACAGTTCAAGATCAGCCACCTGGGCATGTCCTACATTCTGGGTAGCTTCGAGGAGTTCTCCGGCGAATTCACCTACGACGAAAACGATCTGGACGCCTCAACCGTCGAGATGGAAGTGCAGGTCGATAGCCTGAACTCCAATCACGCCGAGCGCGACCGTCATATCCTGAGCGAGGACTTCCTCAACGCCAGCGAGTACCCGACGG
The window above is part of the Halomonas sp. GD1P12 genome. Proteins encoded here:
- a CDS encoding YceI family protein; translation: MLKKSLVATAVAAAALVPLSQAQAADYVVDTEGQHAFVQFKISHLGMSYILGSFEEFSGEFTYDENDLDASTVEMEVQVDSLNSNHAERDRHILSEDFLNASEYPTATFTSTGFESEGDNEGTLTGELTLHGETQELEMPVTLIGEGDDPWGNYRAGFEGSTMITLSDYGIDMSDFPEAMHELELYVVFEGIRQ